A genomic region of Pyrus communis chromosome 14, drPyrComm1.1, whole genome shotgun sequence contains the following coding sequences:
- the LOC137716482 gene encoding chaperone protein dnaJ 11, chloroplastic has product MSTTLFPSAASPLPKMPLPQRRSFQIKAYSARAFAEAKPRHGASAASLYEVLRVTANASPTEIKSAYRSLAKQYHPDASRSGSDGRDFIQIHNAYATLSDPAAREVYDTSLGAAHINFNRRRRSVGFRTDGFYSTRRWETDQCW; this is encoded by the coding sequence ATGTCTACAACCCTCTTCCCCTCGGCCGCAAGCCCCCTTCCAAAAATGCCCCTGCCCCAGCGGCGCAGTTTCCAGATCAAGGCCTACTCCGCCCGGGCGTTCGCCGAGGCCAAGCCGCGGCACGGTGCCTCCGCGGCGAGTCTCTACGAAGTCCTCCGAGTCACGGCCAACGCGTCGCCAACGGAGATCAAGTCGGCGTACCGGAGCTTGGCCAAGCAATACCACCCGGACGCGTCGCGGTCGGGGTCCGACGGCCGGGATTTCATCCAGATTCACAACGCCTACGCCACGCTGTCCGATCCGGCGGCCCGGGAGGTGTATGACACGTCGTTGGGCGCTGCTCACATTAATTTTAATCGGCGGAGACGCTCGGTCGGGTTTCGAACCGACGGGTTTTACTCGACCCGGAGGTGGGAAACGGACCAGTGCTGGTAG
- the LOC137716405 gene encoding uncharacterized protein, which produces MCCPGRVCMLCTCLILVVVLVGMLFGFGVFKNGFQKLKDTVNICDPTVPGSFCGAGSGRPFLGYAAPPPF; this is translated from the coding sequence ATGTGCTGTCCGGGTAGGGTCTGCATGCTGTGCACCTGTTTGATTCTGGTGGTGGTTCTGGTGGGTATGCTATTCGGTTTCGGAGTCTTCAAGAACGGATTCCAAAAGCTGAAAGATACTGTGAATATCTGTGACCCGACTGTTCCAGGGTCTTTCTGCGGGGCCGGGTCGGGTAGGCCCTTCTTGGGTTATGCTGCTCCCCCACCTTTCTag
- the LOC137715034 gene encoding enhancer of mRNA-decapping protein 4-like yields MASTGPNPPPQQQPQPFDMQKFFKPTNPAALTAQTSTPAISNQNPNPNLISSSFPVPPASFPPPTGPYSYPPQTAPFHHHQFQYLPQPQQPHPQIQYSPQDHHLLQQRSLSFPTPPLQPPGNYNIATPTSNPNGTGSGNSNSSPNSGARIMALLGAPSGNLEPELSTPPGVSMPPPLPMGIQPTGPIRMPSNKLPKGRHLVGNNVVYDVDVRLQGEVQPQLEVTPITKYGSDPQLVLGRQIAVNKSYICYGLKQGNIRVLNIHTALRSLFRAHTQRVTDMAFFAEDVHLLASVSVEGRLFVWKISEGPDEEGTPQITGKVVIAIQIVGEGEAVHPRVCWHCHKQEVLVVGFGKRVLRIDTTKVVKGEPPSADEPLKCPVEKLIDGVQFVGKHDGEVTDLSMCQWMTTRLVSASMDGTIKIWEDRKAQPLLVLRPYDGQPVYSATFVTAPDRPDHIILITVGPLNREVKIWSSASEEGWLLPSDAESWKCTQTLELKSSSGPRVEEAFFNQVIALSQAGLLLLANAKKNAIYAVHLEFGPDPAASRMDYIAEFTVTMPILSFTGTSISPHGEQIVQVYCVQTLAIQQYALELSKCLPPPLDNVGLEKSDSNISRDAIGAEGYALNLSGSKPTEVLLANSSRRPAVHESSSEGAAAMRYPVSSNSVEASTSKDITTSSTESRPVSLASSTSDSAVVFVASPSIPLSPRLSRKLSGIRSPADRSEPGRTLNDHVGDQQVDDYSVDRQMITARSNVSDVPAVDDDSRNDEPKVGQDDLSSVLNPPIMFKHPTHLITPSEILMAASSSEGANTVDCKSEGEGNIQDVLVNSDVGNSEVEVKVVGEIRSTQIDEFVSQGEPQNAVSENKEKYFCSQASDLGIEMARECCAIPAETYVTDEARPVDGGSVTEPPGQSHAGDEDQDSAKDVSASLSSPTVLQSQTSNTKVKKQKWKNSQASGSSLPSASMTNSIDSTNEHGGSSSLPSAEAAYPQIMAMQDTVNQLLTMQKEMQKQITMMVTAPVTKEGRRLEAALGKSMEKALKANNDALWARFQEENAKNEKLLRDRNQQITSLINNLMNKDFPVMLEKVVKKESSVIGPAVVRAITPAIEKAIPLAISDSFQRGVGDKTVNQLEKSVSSKLEATVSRQIQAQFQTSGKQALQDALKSSMEASVVPAFEKSCKAMFEQVDATFQKGMVEHTTVAQQHFDSTHSPLALALREAINSASSVTQTLSGEVAEGQRKLIALARGNSSAVNPLVTQLTNGPLGGLHEKVEVPLDPKNELSRLVSERKYEEAFTAALQRSDVSIVSWLCHQVDLRGILLLNPVPLSQGVLLSLLQQLACDISNDTPRKVAWMTDVAGAINPANQMIAMHGRPIFEQVYSILHHQHALPTINSAEHTSIRLLMHVINSIMMACK; encoded by the exons ATGGCTTCCACCGGGCCAAATCCGCCGCCACAGCAGCAACCGCAGCCCTTCGACATGCAGAAATTCTTTAAACCCACAAACCCAGCTGCTCTCACCGCCCAAACCTCAACCCCCGCCATTTcaaaccaaaaccctaaccctaatttgaTTTCCTCCTCGTTCCCAGTCCCGCCCGCTTCTTTCCCTCCTCCGACGGGCCCCTACTCGTACCCGCCCCAAACGGCACCGTTTCACCACCACCAGTTTCAATACCTCCCCCAACCGCAGCAGCCCCACCCCCAAATCCAATACTCTCCGCAAGACCACCACTTGCTCCAGCAGAGGTCTCTCTCGTTCCCCACCCCGCCCCTCCAACCCCCTGGTAATTACAACATTGCCACTCCCACTTCCAACCCCAACGGCACCGGCAGTGGTAATTCCAATTCGAGCCCCAATTCCGGTGCTCGAATCATGGCGCTTCTTGGTGCTCCGTCAGGAAATCTAGAGCCTGAGTTGTCGACTCCTCCAGGTGTCTCAATGCCGCCCCCTCTCCCAATGGGGATTCAACCCACTGGTCCGATTCGAATGCCCAGCAATAAGCTACCGAAAGGCCGGCATTTGGTTGGCAATAACGTGGTTTACGATGTGGACGTTAGGTTGCAGGGTGAGGTTCAACCACAGCTCGAAGTTACACCCATAACCAAGTATGGTTCGGATCCTCAGCTTGTGCTTGGCCGCCAAATTGCGGTTAATAAGTCGTATATATGCTATGGATTGAAGCAGGGCAACATTCGGGTGTTGAATATACACACTGCATTGAGATCTTTGTTTCGAGCTCATACACAG AGGGTCACAGACATGGCTTTCTTTGCCGAGGATGTTCACCTTTTGGCTAG TGTTAGTGTAGAAGGACGACTCTTTGTATGGAAAATTTCAGAAGGTCCAGATGAAGAAGGTACGCCACAAATCACTGGAAAGGTTGTGATTGCTATTCAAATAGTTGGAGAGGGGGAAGCTGTTCATCCACGAGTTTGTTGGCACTGTCATAAACAA GAGGTTTTGGTGGTTGGGTTTGGAAAGCGTGTACTAAGAATTGATACTACTAAAGTTGTGAAGGGTGAACCCCCTTCTGCTGATGAGCCTCTCAAATGTCCTGTTGAAAAGCTGATTGATGGAGTCCAGTTTGTCGGTAAACATGATGGAGAAGTGACCGACTTGTCAATGTGCCAATGGATGACCACCCGTCTGGTTTCTGCTTCTATGGATGGAACA ATAAAGATCTGGGAAGATCGCAAAGCTCAACCTCTTTTAGTATTGAGACCTTACGATGGGCAACCTGTTTATTCAGCTACATTTGTGACAGCTCCTGACAGGCCAGATCATATTATACTTATCACAGTG GGGCCACTAAATCGGGAAGTGAAGATCTGGTCCTCAGCGAGTGAAGAAGGCTGGCTGCTTCCCAGTGATGCTGAATCATGGAAATGTACCCAGACATTAGAGTTGAAGAGTTCTTCTGGACCCCGAGTCGAGGAGGCATTCTTTAATCAAGTCATAGCATTGTCACAAGCTGGCCTTCTCTTACTTGCAAATGCTAAGAAGAATGCTATATATGCTGTACACTTAGAATTTGGTCCTGATCCAGCAGCATCGCGTATGGATTACATTGCAGAATTTACCGTTACCATGCCTATTTTAAGTTTTACCGGGACAAGTATATCTCCTCATGGTGAACAGATTGTTCAGGTTTATTGTGTCCAGACTCTGGCCATTCAGCAGTATGCTTTGGAATTATCAAAGTGCTTGCCTCCACCactggataatgttggattagAAAAGTCAGATTCCAATATCTCACGCGATGCAATTGGGGCTGAAGGATATGCTTTGAATCTATCTGGAAGTAAACCCACAGAGGTGCTGCTAGCCAATTCATCACGTAGACCAGCCGTACATGAAAGTAGTTCTGAGGGTGCAGCTGCCATGAGGTATCCTGTAAGCTCTAATTCTGTTGAGGCAAGCACTTCAAAAGATATTACCACTTCAAGTACAGAATCAAGACCTGTTTCATTGGCATCGTCAACTAGTGATTCTGCTGTTGTTTTTGTTGCATCACCATCTATTCCCTTGAGTCCTAGGTTGTCCAGGAAACTTTCTGGTATAAGAAGTCCAGCAGATAGATCTGAGCCGGGTCGCACACTTAATGACCATGTTGGAGACCAACAAGTCGATGATTACTCTGTTGACAGGCAAATGATAACTGCTCGTTCAAACGTGTCAGATGTGCCAGCAGTGGATGATGACTCGAGGAATGATGAGCCTAAAGTTGGACAAGATGATTTATCTAGTGTGCTCAATCCTCCTATCATGTTCAAACATCCAACCCATCTAATAACTCCCTCTGAGATTTTAATGGCTGCTTCATCTTCTGAAGGAGCTAATACCGTTGACTGCAAGAGTGAGGGGGAGGGAAATATCCAAGATGTTCTTGTTAACAGTGATGTAGGTAATTCTGAGGTGGAGGTTAAAGTAGTGGGTGAAATTAGATCGACTCAAATTGATGAGTTTGTCTCTCAAGGAGAACCACAAAATGCTGTCtcagaaaataaagaaaaatacttttGCTCCCAGGCATCAGATCTTGGAATTGAAATGGCCCGAGAATGCTGTGCGATACCAGCAGAAACTTATGTTACGGATGAAGCTCGGCCAGTTGATGGTGGCAGTGTGACAGAACCACCAGGCCAATCTCATGCTGGAGACGAAGACCAGGACTCTGCTAAAGATGTTTCTGCGTCATTATCCTCCCCAACAGTTTTGCAATCGCAGACATCAAATACAAAAGTGAAAAAACAGAAGTGGAAAAATTCACAAGCATCAGGTTCATCGTTACCATCAGCAAGTATGACCAATTCCATAGATTCCACCAATGAACATGGTGGGAGTTCAAGCCTACCCTCTGCAGAAGCAGCATACCCGCAAATTATGGCCATGCAGGATACGGTTAATCAG CTACTGACCATGCAGAAAGAAATGCAAAAGCAGATAACAATGATGGTCACAGCCCCCGTTACAAAGGAAGGGAGGAGATTGGAAGCTGCTCTTGGGAAAAGTATGGAGAAGGCTTTAAAGGCCAACAATGATGCTCTATGGGCTCGTTTTCAAGAAGAGAATGCAAAGAATGAGAAGTTATTGCGAGACCGTAATCAGCAAATAACCAGTTTGATAAATAACTTAATGAACAAGGACTTTCCAGTCATGTTGGAgaaagtggtgaagaaggaatcATCTGTGATTGGACCAGCCGTTGTTCGTGCTATAACTCCAGCTATTGAGAAGGCAATACCTTTGGCTATTTCTGATTCCTTCCAG AGAGGAGTGGGTGACAAGACTGTTAACCAATTGGAGAAATCTGttagctcaaaacttgaagctaCTGTTTCCAGGCAAATTCAGGCGCAGTTTCAAACTTCTGGCAAACAAGCTCTTCAG GATGCTCTTAAGTCTAGTATGGAAGCTTCAGTGGTACCTGCCTTTGAGAAGTCATGTAAGGCCATGTTTGAGCAAGTAGATGCTACGTTCCAGAAAGGAATGGTTGAACACACAACTGTGGCCCAGCAGCACTTTGACTCCACACATTCGCCATTGGCACTGGCTCTAAGG GAAGCTATTAATTCTGCATCATCGGTTACTCAAACCCTAAGCGGAGAAGTGGCTGAGGGTCAACGTAAGCTCATAGCTCTTGCACGAGGAAACTCAAGTGCAGTAAATCCTCTGGTCACACAACTCACTAATGGACCTTTGGGTGGTCTCCATGAGAAG GTTGAGGTACCTTTGGATCCAAAGAATGAGCTATCAAGGCTGGTATCTGAACGCAAGTACGAGGAGGCTTTCACGGCAGCTCTGCAAAGAAGCGATGTTTCCATCGTATCATGGTTATGCCATCAG gtTGATCTGCGTGGGATATTGCTGTTGAATCCTGTTCCTCTTAGCCAAGGTGTGCTTCTTTCTCTTTTGCAACAGTTGGCATGTGATATCAGCAATGATACACCCAGAAAAGTTGCGTGGATGACGGATGTGGCGGGTGCCATAAACCCGGCTAACCAAATGATTGCGATGCATGGTCGTCCCATATTTGAGCAAGTTTATAGTATATTGCACCATCAACATGCCTTGCCCACGATCAACAGTGCCGAACACACTAGTATCCGACTTCTCATGCATGTCATCAACTCCATTATGATGGCCTGTAAATGA
- the LOC137715468 gene encoding probable galactinol--sucrose galactosyltransferase 1, producing MTVGAGISVEDGNLVVLGNKVLSEVHDNVVVTPASGGALTNGAFIGVQSDQVGSRRVFPIGKLEGLRFMCVFRFKLWWMTQRMGNCGQDVPFETQFLIVETKDESHFGEGSRDGADQSAAYTVILPILEGDFRAVLQGNELNEIEICLESGDPAADGFEGSHLVFVGAGSDPFDVIADSVKTVEKHLQTFSHRERKKMPDMLNWFGWCTWDAFYTDVTSEGLKQGLQSLESGGAPPKFVILDDGWQSVNMDSSGVGYDADNAANFANRLTHIKENHKFQKDGKEGHRVEDPALGLRHVVTEIKEKHALKYAYVWHAITGYWGGVRPGVAEMEHYDSKLAYPISSPGVESNEDCDALKSITTNGLGLVNPEKVFNFYDELHSYLASAGIDGVKVDVQNILETLGAGHGGRVKLTRKYHQALEASVARNFPDNGIISCMSHNTDGLYSVKRTAVIRASDDFWPRDPASHTIHIASVAYNTVFLGEFMQPDWDMFHSLHPMAEYHGAARAVGGCAIYVSDKPGQHDFDLLRKLVLPDGSILRAKLPGRPTRDCLFSDPARDGKSLLKIWNLNDVTGVVGVFNCQGAGWCKVGKKNLIHDLEPGAITGVIRAKDVDYLPKVADEKWSGDVVVFSHLGGEVSYLPKDASMPITLKSREYEVFTVVPVKELSNGVKYAPIGLIKMFNSGGAIKEYDEPNTSTTVVVKARGCGIFGAYSSSRPKRITVDSGETEFGYEDESGLLTTDLRVPEKELHVWNISIEF from the exons ATGACGGTTGGGGCTGGGATTTCTGTGGAGGATGGGAACTTGGTGGTGTTGGGGAACAAAGTGTTGTCTGAGGTTCATGACAACGTTGTGGTTACTCCGGCATCTGGGGGTGCATTGACCAATGGTGCTTTCATCGGTGTCCAATCTGATCAGGTTGGTAGCCGCAGGGTCTTCCCGATTGGCAAACTTGa GGGATTGCGCTTCATGTGCGTTTTCCGGTTTAAATTATGGTGGATGACACAGAGGATGGGCAATTGTGGCCAAGATGTTCCCTTTGAGACTCAGTTTTTGATTGTGGAAACAAAGGATGAGTCTCATTTTGGTGAAGGAAGCAGAGACGGGGCGGATCAGTCTGCAGCTTATACCGTTATCTTACCGATTCTCGAAGGGGACTTCAGGGCTGTTCTTCAAGGAAATGAACTTAATGAGATTGAAATCTGCCTAGAAAGTG GAGATCCTGCTGCTGATGGATTTGAGGGTAGTCATTTGGTTTTCGTTGGAGCCGGATCAGACCCATTCGATGTCATCGCAGATTCTGTGAA GACCGTGGAGAAACATTTGCAGACATTTTCTCATCGCGAGAGAAAGAAG ATGCCAGACATGTTGAACTGGTTTGGCTGGTGTACGTGGGATGCTTTCTACACCGATGTGACTTCAGAAGGCCTGAAGCAAGGACTGCAGAG CCTAGAAAGTGGTGGAGCCCCTCCAAAGTTTGTTATTCTTGATGACGGATGGCAGTCAGTCAACATGGATTCCTCTGGTGTTGGATACGACGCTGATAATGCAGCAAA CTTTGCAAACAGGTTAACACATATAAAAGAGAACCACAAATTTCAGAAAGATGGTAAAGAGGGTCACAGAGTAGAGGATCCTGCTTTGGGGCTTCGCCACGTTGTTACcgaaatcaaagaaaaacacGCTTTGAA ATATGCTTATGTGTGGCATGCCATAACTGGATATTGGGGCGGTGTTAGACCTGGTGTTGCTGAAATGGAACACTATGATTCAAAGTTGGCTTACCCAATTTCATCTCCAGGAGTCGAGTCTAATGAGGATTGTGATGCCTTGAAAAGTATTACCACAAATGGGCTTGGCCTTGTGAATCCCGAGAAAGTTTTCAACTTTTATGATGAACTGCACTCTTATCTCGCATCAGCTGGTATAGATGGAGTCAAAGTTGATGTTCAGAACATTCTTGAAACCCTAGGAGCAGGCCATGGTGGAAGGGTAAAACTTACGAGAAAATACCATCAAGCATTGGAAGCGTCTGTCGCTAGAAACTTTCCTGACAATGGAATTATTTCTTGTATGAGTCACAATACAGATGGTTTATACAG TGTGAAGCGGACAGCTGTTATAAGGGCATCAGATGATTTCTGGCCTAGAGATCCAGCATCACACACAATTCACATCGCATCAGTTGCTTACAACACTGTTTTCCTTGGGGAGTTTATGCAGCCGGATTGGGATATGTTTCAT AGCCTGCATCCAATGGCTGAATATCATGGAGCAGCTCGCGCGGTTGGAGGATGTGCAATTTATGTTAG TGACAAGCCCGGGCAGCATGACTTCGATCTTCTGAGGAAGCTCGTACTTCCTGATGGATCTATCTTGAGGGCCAAACTTCCAGGAAGACCAACAAGGGATTGCTTATTTTCTGATCCTGCCCGAGATGGGAAAAG TCTTCTGAAGATATGGAATCTGAACGATGTTACGGGAGTTGTGGGGGTCTTCAATTGCCAGGGAGCTGGGTGGTGTAAGGTTGGAAAGAAGAACCTCATCCATGACCTGGAACCGGGCGCAATTACCGGGGTTATTCGGGCTAAAGATGTTGATTATCTGCCCAAGGTTGCAGATGAGAAATGGTCTGGGGATGTTGTCGTATTTTCTCATCTTGGTG GAGAGGTGTCTTATCTTCCCAAGGATGCATCCATGCCAATAACATTAAAATCCCGGGAATATGAAGTCTTCACAGTGGTTCCTGTCAAGGAACTGTCCAATGGTGTAAAATATGCTCCCATAGGCCTAATCAAGATGTTCAACTCTGGGGGAGCCATAAAAGAATATGATGAACCTAACACAAGCACAACAGTTGTCGTGAAAGCTCGCGGATGTGGTATATTCGGAGCCTACTCATCATCTCGACCCAAGAGGATAACTGTTGATTCAGGGGAAACCGAGTTTGGATATGAAGACGAGTCTGGTTTACTCACCACTGATTTGAGAGTGCCAGAGAAAGAACTGCACGTTTGGAACATCAGCATCGAGTTTTAA